The Plasmodium sp. gorilla clade G2 genome assembly, chromosome: 4 genome has a segment encoding these proteins:
- a CDS encoding small GTP-binding protein sar1, protein MFIINWFRDILAQLGLSQKSARILFLGLDNAGKTTLLHMLKDDRVAQHVPTLHPHSEELVVGKIRFKTFDLGGHETARRIWRDYFAAVDAVVFMIDTTDRSRFDEAREELRHLLETEELSNVPFVVLGNKIDKPDAASEDELRQHLNLFSNVTVHNNMKGGSGVRPVELFMCSVIRRMGYAAAFKWISQFLT, encoded by the exons atgttcattATAAATTG GTTTAGAGATATATTAGCACAATTAGGACTATCACAAAAAAGTGCaagaattttatttttag GTTTAGATAATGCTGGAAAAACAACTTTATTACATATGTTAAAAGATGATAGAGTAGCTCAACACGTGCCTACTCTACACCCACACTCAGAAGAATTGGTTGTGGGTAAAATAAGATTTAAAACATTCGATTTAGGAGGACATGAAACAGCTAGGAGAATATGGAGAGATTATTTTGCTGCTGTAGATGCTGTAGTTTTTATGATTGATACTACTGACAGATCACGATTTGATGAAGCAAGAGAAGAATTAAGACATTTATTAGAAACAGAAGAATTAAGCAATGTTCCATTTGTTGTTTTAGGtaataaaattgataaaCCTGATGCAGCTAGTGAAGATGAATTAAGACAACatcttaatttattttcaaatgtaactgttcataataatatgaaaggGGGATCAGGAGTAAGACCAGTAGAATTATTTATGTGTAGTGTTATTAGAAGAATGGGATATGCAGCAGCATTTAAATGGATATCACAATTTCTAACATAA
- a CDS encoding CDGSH iron-sulfur domain-containing protein, putative — protein MGNNMLKAKSHNVFRKKGDILNTNNLKAVHIETFYPPLKSSKKVSVCRCWKSFNFPYCDNTHQKLQQQGVICGPLLLEIRKSKTVRSPQ, from the coding sequence ATGGgtaataatatgttaaaagCAAAATCTCATAATGTCTTTCGTAAAAAAggtgatatattaaatacaaataatttaaagGCAGTACATATAGAAACTTTCTATCCACCTTTAAAAAGTTCGAAAAAAGTTTCTGTCTGTAGATGTTGGAAATCTTTTAATTTTCCTTACTGTGATAATACTCATCAAAAATTGCAACAACAAGGAGTAATTTGTGGACCTTTACTTTTAGAAATACGTAAAAGCAAGACAGTACGTTCTcctcaataa